Proteins from a single region of Macrotis lagotis isolate mMagLag1 chromosome 2, bilby.v1.9.chrom.fasta, whole genome shotgun sequence:
- the MYADML2 gene encoding myeloid-associated differentiation marker-like protein 2, with the protein MGSTMDPSGAPYLNLGAVTSPVGTTRLLQLAFGCATFSLVAHRGGFDAAYGTFCMSAWCFCFALTGLVVAFEFTRLHGCLRLSWGNFTAAFAMLATLLSATAAIVYPLYFTRLECPPEPEGCTARDFRLAASVFAALLFVTYATEVVLTRARPGQVTSYMATVSGLLKIVQAFVACIIFGALIHDSRYGRFVATQWCVAVYSICFLGTVVVVGMSVTGRAGTLGFPFDRIVVVYTFLAVLLYLSAAVVWPVFCFDPKYGTPSRPSGCPQGSCPWDSQLVVAIFTYVNFLFYVADLAYSQRIRFVPSL; encoded by the coding sequence ATGGGGAGCACTATGGATCCCTCAGGGGCTCCATATCTGAACCTGGGAGCTGTTACTTCCCCAGTGGGCACCACTCGCCTGCTACAGCTGGCATTTGGCTGTGCCACCTTCAGCCTCGTGGCACACCGGGGAGGCTTCGACGCTGCCTATGGGACCTTCTGTATGTCTGCCTGGTGTTTTTGCTTTGCCCTCACTGGGCTGGTGGTGGCCTTTGAGTTTACTCGACTTCATGGCTGCCTCCGTCTCTCCTGGGGCAACTTCACTGCAGCCTTTGCCATGCTGGCCACCTTGCTTTCAGCCACAGCCGCCATTGTCTACCCTCTCTATTTTACCAGGCTTGAGTGCCCCCCGGAGCCAGAAGGCTGCACTGCCCGCGACTTCCGCCTGGCTGCCAGTGTCTTTGCGGCTTTACTCTTTGTAACCTATGCTACTGAAGTGGTCCTCACACGGGCCCGGCCGGGCCAAGTCACCAGCTACATGGCAACGGTGTCAGGCCTGCTGAAAATCGTCCAGGCTTTTGTGGCCTGCATCATCTTTGGGGCCCTGATCCACGACAGTCGCTATGGGCGCTTTGTGGCCACTCAGTGGTGTGTAGCCGTGTACAGTATCTGCTTCCTAGGCACCGTGGTGGTGGTGGGCATGAGTGTGACTGGCCGGGCTGGGACCCTGGGCTTCCCCTTTGACCGAATAGTAGTCGTGTACACATTTCTAGCTGTGCTGCTTTATCTAAGTGCAGCTGTGGTCTGGCCCGTCTTCTGTTTTGATCCCAAGTATGGGACTCCTTCAAGACCCTCAGGTTGCCCTCAAGGAAGCTGTCCTTGGGACAGCCAACTGGTGGTGGCCATCTTCACTTATGTCAACTTCCTCTTCTATGTTGCTGACCTGGCCTACTCCCAGAGGATCCGCTTTGTACCCAGCCTCTAG
- the PYCR1 gene encoding pyrroline-5-carboxylate reductase 1, mitochondrial: MSVGFIGAGQLAFALAKGFTSAGILASHKIMASSPDMDLPTVSALRKIGVNLTPNNKETVQHSDVLFLAVKPHIIPFILDEIGADIEDRHIVVSCAAGVTISSIEKKLTSFQPTPKVIRCMTNTPVVVQEGATVYATGTHAQVEDGKLLEQLMGSVGFCTEVEEDLIDAVTGLSGSGPAYAFTALDALADGGVKMGLPRRLAVRLGAQALLGAAKMLLESEQHPGQLKDNVCSPGGATIHALHFLESGGFRSLLINAVEASCIRTRELQSMADKEKISPAAIKKTLLDKVKLDSPTMSTKSSSNLIKLLALNQAQGGKKD; the protein is encoded by the exons ATGAGTGTGGGCTTCATCGGAGCTGGCCAACTGGCCTTCGCCCTGGCTAAAGGCTTCACATCAGCAG GTATTCTGGCCTCTCATAAGATAATGGCCAGCTCACCAGATATGGACCTGCCCACAGTCTCTGCACTCAGA AAGATTGGTGTAAACCTGACCCCCAACAACAAGGAGACAGTACAGCATAGTGATGTACTTTTCTTGGCTGTAAAACCTCATATCATTCCCTTCATCCTGGATGAGATTGGAGCTGATATTGAGGACAGGCACATTGTGGTCTCCTGTGCAGCTGGGGTCACAATTAGCTCCATTgagaag AAACTAACATCCTTCCAGCCAACCCCTAAAGTCATCCGTTGCATGACCAATACCCCTGTGGTAGTACAAGAGGGTGCTACAGTTTATGCTACAGGAACCCATGCTCAGGTGGAAGACGGGAAGCTTTTGGAACAGCTAATGGGCAGTGTGGGTTTCTGCACCGAAGTGGAAGAAGATCTTATTGATGCTGTCACTGGTCTCAGTGGTAGCGGGCCTGCCTAT GCATTTACAGCTTTGGATGCATTGGCAGATGGTGGTGTGAAGATGGGGCTACCTCGTCGTTTAGCAGTTCGTCTGGGGGCCCAGGCTTTACTG GGAGCTGCCAAGATGCTCTTAGAATCTGAACAGCATCCAGGACAGCTCAAGGATAATGTCTGTTCTCCTGGGGGAGCCACCATCCATGCCTTGCACTTCCTAGAGAGTGGTGGCTTCCGTTCCCTCCTCATCAATGCTGTGGAGGCTTCTTGCATCCGTACCCG AGAGCTTCAGTCCATGGCTGACAAAGAAAAGATCTCCCCAGCTGCCATCAAGAAAACACTACTGGATAAAGTGAAGTTGGACTCCCCTACAATGTCCACAAAGTCGTCCTCCAATCTCATCAAGTTGCTAGCTCTAAACCAGGCCCAGGGAGGCAAGAAAGACTGA